A stretch of DNA from Mycolicibacterium celeriflavum:
ATGTTCTCGGGCTTGACATCGCGGTGCATGATGCCGCTTTCGTGGGCGGCGTCGAGCGCCGAGGCGACCTGCTTGATGATCGCCACCGCCCGGGCGGGCGTCATCGGACCGTAGTTCTTGAGCACCTTGCGCAGGTCGGTGCCGTCGATCATGCGCATGTCGACGTAGAGCAGCCCGTCGATCTCACCGTAGTCGTGGATCGGCACCACATGCGGCTCCTGCAACCGGCCCGCCGAGTGCGCTTCGCGCTGTAACCGCTTGCGGAACACCGGGTCGTTGGAGGCGGACTCGGGCAACAACTTCAGCGCGACGATGCGGTCCTTGACGGTGTCTTCGGCTTCGTACACCTCGCCCATGCCGCCCTTGCCCAACAGCCGGCGCAGCCGATACGGACCGATCTGGGAACCGACACGTGATTCCCCCCGCTGCGGCTCGGTCATCGGATGCTCCTAGGGCGGTGCGGTAGCCGGCGAAGACACCCTAATCCCCAGCTGAGCCGGATGCTGCTGGATCCGCGGTCTGCAATGTGACCCGCACAGGCCCGGCCGTGGTGTAGACCTGCAAGAGTAGAACGTGTTCTAGTTTCCTGGTGAGGAGTCGGTATGGGGCTGCGGGTCGTGCAGTGGGCAACCGGAGGGGTCGGTGTAGCAGCGATCAAGGGCGTGCTCGAACATCCCGAACTCGAACTCGTCGGCTGCTGGGTGTATTCACCGCACAAGGCGGGCAAGGACGTCGGCGAGCTCGTCGGCACCGAACCACTGGGCGTCACCGCCACCGACAGCCTCGACGAGATCCTGGCCCTCGACGCCGATGCGGTGATCTATTCACCGCTGCTGCCCGATCCCGACGTGGTGGCGGCCCTGCTGAGGTCCGGTAAGAACGTCGTCACACCCGTCGGCTGGGTGTACCCGAGCGACCGGCAGGGCGCGCCGTTGCGGGAGGCCGCGATCGCAGGCAACGCGACGTTGCACGGCACCGGCATCGCTCCGGGCGGGATCAGCGAGAAGTTTCCGCTGCTGTTCTCCGCGTTTTCGACGGGCGTGACTTTCGTTCGCGCAGAGGAGTTCTCCGACCTACGGACCTACGAAGCCCCCGACGTCGTGCGGCACGTGATGGGTTTCGGCGAAGTCCCGGACAAAGCGCTCAGCGGACCGATGCAGAAGCTGCTCGACGGTGGCTTCATCCAAGCCGTGAACATGATCGTCGACAAGGTCGGCTTCCGCACCGACCCCAAAGTCCGGTCCACACAGGAGATCGCGGTCGCGACAGCGCCGATCGAATCACCGATCGGTGTCATCGAGCCGGGTCAGGTCGCGGGCCGCAAGTTCCACTGGGAAGCCCTGGTGGCCGACGAGCCGGCGGTGCGGGTCACCGTGAACTGGTTGATGGGTGAGCAGAACCTCGATCCCGCTTGGACATTCGGCCCGGAAGGCCAACGGTACGAGATGGAGGTCCGTGGCAACCCGGACGTCAACATCGTCGTCAAGGGCTTCCAGTCGGCGGTCGGCGGCGAGGGGCCGGAGTACGGCATCGTCGGCACCGCGGCGCACTGTGTGAACTCGGTGCCCGCGGTGTGTGCCGCCGCGCCCGGCATCGCGACGTATCTGGACCTGCCGTTGATCGGCGGGAGGGCGGCGCCCCGGCTCGGTTGATGCCTGGCACACTCACGGGCTGTGAGCAGACGAGCACTGGTACTCGCCGGCGGCGGGGTGGCGGGGATCGCATGGGAAACCGGCATCCTGACCGGTATCGCCGACGAGTCGCCCGTGGTGGCGGAAGCGCTGCTGGCCTCCCACGTCATGGTCGGCACCTCGGCGGGTTCGACGGTCGCGGCGCAACTCGGCAGCGGCCTCGGGTTGTCCGCCCTGTTCGACAGGCAGACCGCGGCGAGGTCCGCGGAGATCAACCCGGGTGCGGGCATCGAGGAGATCACCGAGGTGTTCCTCGCCGCGATGACGGAGGCCGGTTCGAAGACCGAGAAACTGCAGCGGATCGGCGCGATCGCGGTGGCCACCGAGACCGTCGCCGAACCGGTACGGCGCGCGGTGATCGAGCAGCGGCTGCCGTCGCACGACTGGCCGGATAACGACCTGCGCATCGCGGCGATCGACACCGCCACCGGTGAACTGGTCGCGTTCGACCGCAAGTCGGGCGTCTCTCTGGTCGACGCGGTCGCAGCAAGTTGCGCGGTGCCGGGGGTGTGGCCGCCGGTGACCATCGGAGGCCGGCGCTTCATGGACGGCGGCGTCGGCAGCACGGTCAACCTCGCGCTCGCCGACGACTGCGAGGTGGCGGTTGCCCTGATCCCGCAGGGCATCTCGTCGCCGTCGCCGTTCGGGACCGGAACCAGGGATGAGGTCGCCGCTCGGAACGCCTTCGCCGTATTCGCCGACGACGAGGCGCTGGCTGCCTTCGGGGCCAACCCGCTCGACCCCGCATGCCGTATCCCGTCGGCGCACGCCGGTCGCCGGCAGGGCAGGCGAGTGGTCGCCCAGGTGGCCGCGTACCTCGAGCTCTAATCCTCAGTGGCAGAGGGGATTTCGCGACGCTGGGGCTTCTCGAGCGCGTCGAGTGCCGCCGCGGTCAACTCCACACCGACATCGATCACCTCCGCGGCGCGGTGAAACTCCAGGCTCCGGCACGCCGAACGCGGCACCTCGATGAGCAGATCGGGCGGGTAGCCGGCCAATTGGTGCCTCGCCAGCGCCGCCTGCGCGATGTCGATGGTGCGGTTCATCACCTCGAAGCTGCCGAGTTTGGGGACCACGGCTGCTTCCTTGGTCGCGTCGACGAGTTCCTCGCCGCTGTCTGCAGGCGCAGGGTCTTCGTCGGGGCCGGCGCCGAAGCGCCCCAGCATCGCATTGGACTCGAACAGCGACGTGGTGCTGCGCCACACCCGGGCCAACCATTCGCTGGTCATGCGCGATCCGGGTTCGGCCGGCTCCTCGGCGCCACCGGATTCGCTGCCGGCCAGAGACACCGCGATGGTGAGGTCCGCGTTGACGGCCGCGATCGGCGCCATCGGCAGCGGTTCGAGGATGCCGCCGTCAGCGAGTAGGCGGCCGTCGAGCAGGTGCGGTGCGATCACCCCAGGGATCGCGATCGAGGCCCGGATCGCGGCGTCCACCGGCCCCCGCTGCAGCCACACCGACTTGCCGGCGATCAGATCGGTCGCCACCGCGGTGTAGGGGATCGGTAGGTCCTCGATCCTGACCTCGCCGAGGATGTCGCGGACCGCGTCGAGGATCTTGGTGGCACGCAACACGCCCGCAGCGGTGATCGAGGGATCGAGCAGGCGCAGCACCGCGCCCTGGGTCAGCGACTGCGCCCACTCCGCGAACTGGTCCAGCTTTCCCGCCGCCTGCAACCCGCCGACCAGGGCTCCCATGGACGATCCGGCGATGCCGACGATCTCGTAGCCACGGTCCTGCAGTTCCTCGATCACCCCGATGTGGGCGTATCCGCGGGCGCCGCCGCTGCCCAGCGCCAGCGCAACCCGCTTGCCAGCCATACCGCCATTGTCGCGCGCGGGCGACGGTGCTAT
This window harbors:
- a CDS encoding NAD(P)H-dependent amine dehydrogenase family protein, whose amino-acid sequence is MGLRVVQWATGGVGVAAIKGVLEHPELELVGCWVYSPHKAGKDVGELVGTEPLGVTATDSLDEILALDADAVIYSPLLPDPDVVAALLRSGKNVVTPVGWVYPSDRQGAPLREAAIAGNATLHGTGIAPGGISEKFPLLFSAFSTGVTFVRAEEFSDLRTYEAPDVVRHVMGFGEVPDKALSGPMQKLLDGGFIQAVNMIVDKVGFRTDPKVRSTQEIAVATAPIESPIGVIEPGQVAGRKFHWEALVADEPAVRVTVNWLMGEQNLDPAWTFGPEGQRYEMEVRGNPDVNIVVKGFQSAVGGEGPEYGIVGTAAHCVNSVPAVCAAAPGIATYLDLPLIGGRAAPRLG
- a CDS encoding patatin-like phospholipase family protein, with product MSRRALVLAGGGVAGIAWETGILTGIADESPVVAEALLASHVMVGTSAGSTVAAQLGSGLGLSALFDRQTAARSAEINPGAGIEEITEVFLAAMTEAGSKTEKLQRIGAIAVATETVAEPVRRAVIEQRLPSHDWPDNDLRIAAIDTATGELVAFDRKSGVSLVDAVAASCAVPGVWPPVTIGGRRFMDGGVGSTVNLALADDCEVAVALIPQGISSPSPFGTGTRDEVAARNAFAVFADDEALAAFGANPLDPACRIPSAHAGRRQGRRVVAQVAAYLEL
- a CDS encoding patatin-like phospholipase family protein encodes the protein MAGKRVALALGSGGARGYAHIGVIEELQDRGYEIVGIAGSSMGALVGGLQAAGKLDQFAEWAQSLTQGAVLRLLDPSITAAGVLRATKILDAVRDILGEVRIEDLPIPYTAVATDLIAGKSVWLQRGPVDAAIRASIAIPGVIAPHLLDGRLLADGGILEPLPMAPIAAVNADLTIAVSLAGSESGGAEEPAEPGSRMTSEWLARVWRSTTSLFESNAMLGRFGAGPDEDPAPADSGEELVDATKEAAVVPKLGSFEVMNRTIDIAQAALARHQLAGYPPDLLIEVPRSACRSLEFHRAAEVIDVGVELTAAALDALEKPQRREIPSATED